AAATGGATTCATTCGTAAGAAGTTCTGCTTGAGGTCTGAGATGGTGCACCATGATGGTTAATTTTGGGGGTGAAATATAGCATTTCAACCAGTAGACATAAGGTTCTTAAGGGTAACTAAAAGCAGGCTTACAAAATATGGTTATGTGGTGGCAATCtttattcatgtttattatACAAATAACAAGGTAATTGTTCAAAGACACAAGCACAACACAATAAACTGTTCCAGAATGGgattttgtgattgttttgtggttaaaTACCTGTAAACCTTTTATGTTAGACTAAAGTATACTTTTGTCCCTTAGAGTTTtggattattttcattttgacactttatatttcaaaattttcattttggcgCTTTATGTTTGATTCTGTTTAAATATTGACCCTTTTTGTTCCaattttcatttcatgaaggaccaaatagaaaactaaatcaaacatgaagggaaaaatgaaaatttttaaacataaagGGCCAATATGAgaacaaaatcaaacataaagacCAAAATGAAAGTAACTCCATGCTTTAAGGGCCGAAAGTGTACTTTAGTCTCTATGTTATGACGCAAATTCTTGAAAGCTATACATTTCCTTAAAGAAGGTATGCACAATAGAATTTATGATGGAAATGAACTTTGGTAAACGGTTTTTGGAATGCAAATGTCATAACTCAAGTAGATGCACTTCAATAACTCTTGATCATTATATCATGTTGATAGTCTTGCTTAGACTAATGTTAAGGTTTTTCTCTTGAACTTTGCTGGGTTACTTTATAGtatactaaaatttttattattatagtaGACTAAACTTGTTTTGATTTGTAAATACTCTTTCTTAATCATTTGATAGATCATGTTGATGTTCTTTCTTAGACTGATGCTAAGGCTGTCTGGTGAACTTTGCTGAGTTACATCATAGTAGACTAAACTTGTTTTATTATAGGAGACTAAACTTGTTATGATTTGTGTTATACTCCttcatttttgctaaaattatctacttctttttttctttttaatgagcACACAGAAACTTGGAAAGAATGGTACTAATGTAAAAGTCATTGACCAGAATTTTTTGATGACCTTTGGTTCCTGTCCATGTTGTCTTATTCATGTGACAAAAACTTGTGATGCTACCTAGTTCTTGGTAACCTGAAATATTATGTGCAAATACATGAGAATAGAAGTGAGTCCCTTTAGTCTTGGCTTGTACTCATAATCTTTTAGCTTATGTAGTGCTTGGTATTTCTTTATGCATGCACCAGTCTGATAGCTTAGTCTTGTACTTATATGTACGGTTACATGGTCACATTACTGCAGCTGTGTTTATTTGTATCTCTGATTAATTTGATCCACATCACACAGTCTGTTCCATTTTCAGTTCAAGCCATTTTTGAATTTAGTGGAATCTTCTAAAATTAATTGAGAGATTAGTAAGTCATTAAGTGGCATCACAGAAGAAAGACGAGAAAACCATCTCCTTTGTGAACCTTGTCAATGTCCTAAACCATATGCTTTTTCTTCATTCATAGAATGTATCTAAGAATTCCCTCATGGAAAGAAATAGAAGGTCATATGAAGATAAGAATGGTACTTATATCTTTAATTGTCTCATGCAGATATTGGAGTGGAAAGATATTGGTGTTGCCAATCTCGCAGGAGTTATAAGTCTGGCAGCTGGTCTATTGATGTGGATGACATCACTTCATCCAGTGAGAAAGCAAAAATTTGAGTTGTTCTTCTACACTCATCAACTATATGTAATCTTTGTTGTCTTTTTAGCTTTGCATGTTGGGGATTTCGTTTTCAGTATAGCTGCTGGAGGaatatttcttttcattcttgacCGCTTTCTGAGATTTTGCCAATCACGAAGGACTGTTGATATAATTTCAGCCAAGTGCCTGCCTTGTGGAACTGTGGAATTGATGCTTTCAAAACCTGGAAGTAATACTAGTTCCCCTCAATTTTGTAGTTTCCTTGTTTATCCGTTCTTACCCTATCTGATACTTTTCCTCCTTGACAATGTAGATCTACGTTACAATGCCCTCAGTTTTATTTTCCTTCAAGTTCGAGAATTATCTTGGCTGCAGTGGCATCCTTTCAGTGTTTCATCTAGTCCTCTGGATGGTAAATATCATCTATCCGTTCTCATAAAGGTTCTTGGGGAATGGACAGAAAAGCTCAGAGGAAATATTATGAATAGTTCTGAAGCTGATCTACATCTCCAGCCTCAGACAAAGATAATAGCTTCTGTTGAGGGGCCTTATGGGCATGAATTACCATATCACTTGATGTATGCACCCAACCAATCAATTTCACTAGAATTTACTAGATATCAAGCTTAATTTTAAGTTTCATATTATTATCTTCTATTTTATGAACTGACTTCACCATTTGATTTTCTAGGTATGAAAACCTTATTTTAGTAGCAGGTGGCATAGGAATTTCACCATTTTTGGCAATCTTGAGTGACATTCTCCATCGTACTCGAGAAGGAAAACCTTGTTTGCCTCGAAATATCTTGATTGTTTGGGCTGTGAAAAGATCAAACGAGCTTCCTCTTCTTTCTACCAATGATATGGAATCAATCTGTCCATTTTTCTCAGATAAACTAAATCTTGAGATTCGTATTTTTGTCACTCGAGAATCTCAACCTCTACTGGTATGCTTAGTTATGCTCTCACACCCTTGTGCTTTCGTTTTGTATTTAATGTTATCATGTTCATGTCGTGGTATTTAATGGTTGTTAATTACCTGCAGGAAGAGGGTCAAGTACACGAGGCTACGAACTCTTCTCCTCCTATATCTGATAGTAGTAGCATGTCAGTTTTGGTTGGTACTGGAAATAATATATGGTCTGGACTATATGTTATCTCATCTACACTAGGCTTTGTTatcataatatatttattgGATATTTTTTACATAAACCCCTATGACATATCTTCATGGTGGTACAAAGGGCTTCTCTTTGTAATCTGCATGCTTGCAAGTGTCTTTATCTTTGGGGGTATCGTGGTTGGTTTATGGCATCTTTGGGAAAGACAAAATGTAGCAAAGGAGGCATGCAAGGATGATAGGATTATGGTTGAGAAGATGCAGAATAATGAAATTGTAGCTCATAAGGATTCATGTCAGCAAAAACTTGCGAGTTTAACCAATTCGTACTATGGTTCAAGACCGGACTTCAAAGGTATGACATTTCAACTTTTgttcaaaacataaattaaacgaataatataacaacaataatgGCGAAAACAACCAAATTTTAGTCCCAAGAATAACAACAGACTAGTCAAGGTTAGCCACATGTATTCTTGCTAGTAAGGGGCGCCTTAATATGTGCCTATAGTAGATCCATTCATAATAAAGTGACTAAATTTTACACAAGTTATCAACCTACCATATCCCTCCTCTATTTTCCAAGCTAAGGACCAGTTGTGAACAAAATATACAACATAAACAGATGGAGTAAAACTAAAAGAATcctgtaggaaaaaaaaatcttaataacGAAGTTTTACCTTTTTAGTTGTACTACACTAGAGGCTTTCTTGATATGCCTTTTCCTCTGTCTTACTGTAGGTATTTTTGGGGATATATCAGAGAAATGGGGCTGCGTTGATGTTGGTGTCATTGTGTGTGGTCCTCCAACTCTTCAGACAAGTGTTGCTAAAGAAATCAGGTCACACAATATCAGGAGACAATGCTATCATCCAATCTTCCATTTCAACAGCCATAGTTTCGATCTGTAGGCACCGCCTTCATCATCTCATATTTCCTTTAATGTAATCAGTTAGCTTAGAAGCTAAATAAGCTCTATTGAAttgtatatatattcatataaaacatacataaaaatatatgtatatgtatatgtttttatatataactacGTATATATGCTTTTCTTTATGTATATATGCACTTATACATAattgttgggttatagattgaccctggttaattaatttaattatccaagttaattaattaggttaaattatATGCAATATggtggaggcaccaacaaatcacaatTCTAATTTAgagtgcagtggaaaataaatttgacacagtgatttgttgacTAATGGGAAAACTTTCACAAGaaaaaaaccccaccgagtgaattttaggtcaccactcatAATAATCAACTAATCAAGTGTTAAGTTATGttttttaataacaattgtGTTGGCTGTATTTCACgataaaagtattttaatttcattaatttatttccttgtattttttgggatttgattgtaatgAGTTTAGTCTTAAATAGTGAAGATTTGCGACTAACTCGCGATTGACTAGAGAGTGCAAAACTCGTGAAAGTTACAAGAGGAGCACATGAGAAAGTTCGATAGTTAAGATATCTCGCGAGATGACCTAACAACTGGATTTTAAGTGAGACTTTTCTATCTTTCACCCACTctatatatactctcattacccacaaaattgtaaggacgccattagagagaaaaccctagagatTGGTTTTCACAACACCCACATTTTttagagagctactcatccttaagtaaaaaatctttgtagtctcttatCCTCctctctcccattgtcataccttgggAGGAGATTGTTAGATACAACCCACATCCATTTAGAGTGTAGAGAGTATTTTGGAGCTTAGGAAGTATTGGGTCTTTGCCAAAAAAAGCCAGTGAGGCTTGGTAGTGCAATTGGGTGGTATTGTGGGACCCAAGAAGTTAGTGAAGACAAGATTTGGTCAAGTCCGTTGGTAGCTGGGGCTTAGAGGGATCAAGTACATttggtagattaggtttggaaggtctttttgatattcttgtactccaacttattcactagtggatcattttgGCTTGGAGGGTTGTGGAGAGGTTTTTATGTTGAGTTCTTCggttttcctcttcaataacacattgcGGTATTATCTTGAGTTCGTTATCCTTTTCCTTACTGCCCTTTACATATTTGCCTTGTACTTATATGTTCATCCATGCAATTGTTGAATgctttgattaattaatttgctaGTCACATATATTCCGCAATAAGTGTGCTTAGAttaaaattaatcaagccaaaattaaaatttgggagTCTTAATTAACTCTAGCATTTAGAAtatcgagctttcaattggtattagaacGGATAcacttatttttgtttaattacctaagtgtgatccttgaccttttgttttaattgccatggataatgctttATGTGCTTTTTTGCATGGTGTTGATGATATTGAATGTAACATgtcatgtgtttgtgaaaatgcctctataaGTGTTTATTCTCATGATTGTGAAGCCATATTACATGACTCTTGGGTGTTTCTAAAAGTGAAAATGTCAAACTATTGAAGAAAAAGGCTTTGAAATTTCATGAAAAACTCAGCAAGTTTTTTCACGAAAAGGATACCTTAACCGCTAAACTTGATGAATCTAACAAGTTGgttgaaaagtataagaaacttgctgaaCATTCTTTTGAAAagttgaaagagtttgaatgtttgaatatggacttggatgctaaacatttttttgtctaacaaacttgttgataatcttaaatgtgaaaatgaatctcttaagatgcataccaagtgtttgattgctgaacctattgctaaaaagaaagaaaatctttGTTGCAATCTTGTTgtgaaactcgattttgtgcctattgtgagTTCCATCTCAAAAGACAAATTGTTGTTGTGGTCCCCAAACTTGTGCGAGTTGCTATCCTGGATAAAGGATTTGGGctcccaatttatttatttgtgggtTTCCTCACAATCCTATGGGTAGTTGCTTCAAACGCAGCTTTGACAGTCCAATTTCTGTTATCTCTCTGATTTTAAGTCTAACACCTTGTTACTTTCtaatctctcttcttcttttctcccaACTTTCCCCTATTCACTCCCTCAGTTTtctttccccccttttttcCTAGATTTTCCAACCCCTTATTTGTCTGCCCTCACTCCCTTTATATAGTCTCTCCTTAGTGGGGTTCAAATTATTACTTTTTCACTAGTTCCCATGCAATCCCACTTTTACTAGAAATTCCTAGAAACAATCATGTCTTTTGAAGATTCTCTTGAAACTTGCTCTAGATGCCAAATTGCGTTTGGTAGCGAACTCCCCAAAGGCACTCATAGTACTTGGGAACCGACCTGAATTTAACCATTTCCTTGTGGATCTCCCACTGTCTTAATAGTCGGTAGTGGGCCTAGCTCAGCCCGAACATTGTGGTATTCCCTAAACGATACTTTCTAGGTCCTTACATACTTATCGTTGGGCTGGGCCTATTCCTACAGGGTTTAGGCCCAGCTCAATCTTTTGAGCCAGCGTTGGCTACTCATGCTGATTTTGGGCCTAAGTTAAGTGGGCCAGTACTGATTACCCGGGCTTGAGCCCCCTACAATAGCCTTCCACGATCCTATGTTCACGAAGTGGAGATGGGATCGGGGATTCCTGCTTCGGGGGTTGGCTAAGTTTCTCAAAAACGACAGTTATATCCCGGGAAGACAAAACGTCACTTAATTAATACAATAGACATGATAGCTCACTCTTTATGCGCGCGTGACAACATCTGTTACATCAGATGGTCGAGATGATCTGACGCTTCGATTACCAAGGCATGCGTGAAAAGAAACAACGACaagtattaattaatttatggcAGTTgcattaaatgattttttttcctataaatactgttgggaaatttagaccccggttgatagaattaacaagttttaaacccaagttgttaattagattaattatgaataaaccttattaaaacaaacaaacatcaatatcatgtcaaaattatgcagcggaaaagtaaataagacaagatatgataacttaggaaaaccaatgaaacaaactagtttcacagtaaaaaacttggggggaaaccttcccaaaaagcaatctattatagtaaagagaagtttcagatctagtacaaaacctttgtccctagactctacaatccccgtagatgaacttacagtagaaaccttctaccgcttcagaacctctaaactcttcagtatatgaatgccaccctttttgcacagatcccagtacatgactaaccaaagATGCACGGCTCTTAGTACGTGACTTACACACCAACTtaaagaagatgttggctgcaaagttctttacttcatcaataatgaagatcaagaagcacttggttacaaaaccctaaggcgcaaagacgcagtagcttctttctgagagaataaggcatcggtcaccttttgcttGTGTtttccttgtattctcttatatgacggcctttaaaataagccttatatatgtctagggttgtgagaaaataaaGCTCAAACACATAATTATGGATTAGAAGAAAACAGAACAGAAAAATCTGTTtctcttaaacctcgacagatagccatTTGTCGAGCAACTgccgagcagctgtcgagccacggggctggaacagctcttcaagctcgatagatgctagctgtcgagctttaatgaacttgcacttttcagcttgaatcttagacagacttgtatggctttaacacttgatcttgaaacaagatttcttgaagtattaaatacatcctagatctacccaaatacaagtaaagtgcgttttgtcaaaggattagccaattacataaaatagtgacatatgttcctaacaggtgaatcacatatgtcctaacaatctcgccttctggcaatccgtgacaaaaccacaacaaacaaatgaatatatgagagaagtcataaatcactcaactcatattcacttgttgaatacaataaaatctatcctaacacaaactcttgaaaaactttgcaagaagagagtttatggcaagtagattttgacaacctgtatttctgaaacactttaaacaaaactcatcaaggcatcttagtgtaaaacagaaataatagattgcatacaagtaaagaaacatgtgtataaagagagaaaagaaacaacacatgtagaggTAGGTGAAAAAGACATACATcagcatataaatatatatatcaaagatgagcacaatgtatgtaaacatggtcacaagacccgtgtacaagaagaaggaagtaagtactccccctaacaagaagaaggaagtaagcactccccctaacatgtagaatctttaaaaagaaaccacatattctccacaatttctccccctttttgtcatgaatgacaaagggtacaagaagCTAGAAAGCTTCACCcgagaaacataaagatgatcaaggatgatcaagggggcacaaagaatccatataaatgcatgaatgtaatgaaacaagatgtTATGGatgacaagaaaaaagaaagatgcaaaacatgtgaaaaaaaatgcatgcaAGAGGATATCAATGgattgagaggtgtcgagatcTAATAAGGTCGACAGATGCATCTATCGAGCAAGTGTCCAAGGCAAAAACGAAGCTTGATGGATCAAGGATCTATCGAATAATTTGGATTGCAGAAGCAATAGTAGATCTTGAAGGCAAACAAAAGTGCCAAACCATCCAGACCATGCACATAGTGGATTTCTCTCTAGTTGTCAGAGTCTTAGCCTATATAATGATCTTTAATCTCTATCCAGTCAAGAACTTGACAGCCTTGTCTCAACAAAAGGGTTCCTATGAAGAGGGAAGATCCAATCTCAACTTAAACCATGACTAGAAGCAAAGCACATCTTCAAGGTTATAAGGAGGAACCAGCAAAAGAAAGACCAAAAGGAGAGGCTATTGAAGCTGATGTTGGTAATACCAATGAGGAGATTGATTAGTTTACACTTGGTTTGGAGGACAATCCAGCCTCACCACCACATGATCTGCCACAGGGACAGCCACAGGCTCAACCTCAGGCACCTGACCACCTCGATCTGATTCTTGATCGATTGGACCACTTGCAAAGGTCCTTTGATGATCATGCTATGTACTCCAGATGACAGTTTGTTTACCTTCAGTAGCAGATTACTTATATCTCTGGTCGCTTCCAGGGCATGGGGGGTTCCGATGACTAGTACCTTTGGCCGTTCTGGTAAAAAAAAGGGAGTAGgattagttgagggggagtgCAGATTGAGGGGAAGTAGAAATCTAACTAgtagctttatttatttactttgcTTTATTTAAGCTTTCAATACTTTAGTTTAAAAACTCAATTTACTTTAGTACCTTTGTACTTGGTTTATATAACCTTTATGATGCTTTTAGTTATCTATTGCTTTCTTGCTTTAACTTTGTTTATTGCATCATATGcttgttggacatgcaattagTTTTTGCGTTGCACTTAATTGCTTGCGTGTTTGGATGTTCATTTACTtgttaaatgttcattgtagtcatttctcaATGACTTTtcatgtttgatcaagttgtgctttaagtttttttaaattggtATTTACTTGATCGCTTTATACTTGTTCTATATACATGCCTTGATATCTTTTTGTCTCAATCTTAATGAAGTTATTTGTTATGTACAAGTGTTttaggttacaggtatatatgttACAGGTTCTTCACAGTTTTTAGATTTAAGTGTAAGTGAGTTTTGCcactgttcccaaactcacgtttaagtctaaagtttgtttaggggttttgtcatgaaatagctaaaggaggagattgtaaggttgtaattttcaattatgttttgttggctttaatttcatgtcaaatttgattgtatttagTCAATCATTTCCCTGTATGTTTGTGGGATTTATTGTAAGGTTTGAGTGTAAGAGATTGGTGAAGAACAGGGCAACTTGCGACTTGCTCTTGGCTGGCTTATGAGTGAACAACTCGTGAAAGGTcacatgag
This DNA window, taken from Quercus robur chromosome 2, dhQueRobu3.1, whole genome shotgun sequence, encodes the following:
- the LOC126716137 gene encoding ferric reduction oxidase 6-like isoform X2, encoding MGSTHQWHCFWDYRRKASTKPRFRLWTFPVLVDGPFGVVSATELIGIVLFVVYVIWAVYAYTTQILSVISQSQLTLKQKSCFILEYLGLRFGTIGLYCLAFLFLPVARGSVLLRLIDIPFEHATRYHVWLGHLTMELFTLHGLFYIIAWTIEGDLLQEILEWKDIGVANLAGVISLAAGLLMWMTSLHPVRKQKFELFFYTHQLYVIFVVFLALHVGDFVFSIAAGGIFLFILDRFLRFCQSRRTVDIISAKCLPCGTVELMLSKPGNLRYNALSFIFLQVRELSWLQWHPFSVSSSPLDGKYHLSVLIKVLGEWTEKLRGNIMNSSEADLHLQPQTKIIASVEGPYGHELPYHLMYENLILVAGGIGISPFLAILSDILHRTREGKPCLPRNILIVWAVKRSNELPLLSTNDMESICPFFSDKLNLEIRIFVTRESQPLLEEGQVHEATNSSPPISDSSSMSVLVGTGNNIWSGLYVISSTLGFVIIIYLLDIFYINPYDISSWWYKGLLFVICMLASVFIFGGIVVGLWHLWERQNVAKEACKDDRIMVEKMQNNEIVAHKDSCQQKLASLTNSYYGSRPDFKGIFGDISEKWGCVDVGVIVCGPPTLQTSVAKEIRSHNIRRQCYHPIFHFNSHSFDL
- the LOC126716137 gene encoding ferric reduction oxidase 7, chloroplastic-like isoform X1, giving the protein MDENSVERPLLLSRGAERVKKTPLFVSWAKWILKFVIWVIFLAWAALIFFIPAQIVNEAFEKWAQLTSGTVFGITGSIFLVFSGPVLIIAFLSIAYLLISGEEELHERKASTKPRFRLWTFPVLVDGPFGVVSATELIGIVLFVVYVIWAVYAYTTQILSVISQSQLTLKQKSCFILEYLGLRFGTIGLYCLAFLFLPVARGSVLLRLIDIPFEHATRYHVWLGHLTMELFTLHGLFYIIAWTIEGDLLQEILEWKDIGVANLAGVISLAAGLLMWMTSLHPVRKQKFELFFYTHQLYVIFVVFLALHVGDFVFSIAAGGIFLFILDRFLRFCQSRRTVDIISAKCLPCGTVELMLSKPGNLRYNALSFIFLQVRELSWLQWHPFSVSSSPLDGKYHLSVLIKVLGEWTEKLRGNIMNSSEADLHLQPQTKIIASVEGPYGHELPYHLMYENLILVAGGIGISPFLAILSDILHRTREGKPCLPRNILIVWAVKRSNELPLLSTNDMESICPFFSDKLNLEIRIFVTRESQPLLEEGQVHEATNSSPPISDSSSMSVLVGTGNNIWSGLYVISSTLGFVIIIYLLDIFYINPYDISSWWYKGLLFVICMLASVFIFGGIVVGLWHLWERQNVAKEACKDDRIMVEKMQNNEIVAHKDSCQQKLASLTNSYYGSRPDFKGIFGDISEKWGCVDVGVIVCGPPTLQTSVAKEIRSHNIRRQCYHPIFHFNSHSFDL